Sequence from the Fulvivirga ligni genome:
TGCCTGTAGATAGAATATTTCTCTTCTTCGGCTCCAAAACTTTTGAAATAATCAGCTATACTATTTATGTGCGACCCCTTAAAATCTAGGGTCAGCTCTGTGTTGGCATAAGTCCGAATTACATGGTCCATAATTAAGCTTTTGGCTTGCATCCTTTTGCCATCATTATTGGTGGCGCTTAAAAAACATATTAACCTTTTATTATGCTTAATTAAAAAGGTCTGACTAAGTGCCACTCCATCTTTATTCGCTGCTATCAAGAATCCGTTTTTATTTTTGATACACTGTTCGATCAAACGTTTTATCGTTAGAAAAGTCTCCTCACTCACTCCTCCCAATATTTTGGGAGCTATTTCTTTTCTATATGCTACAATAAATCCTTCAATATCAGTATTTTGTGTGATTTCTGGATTATGTTTCAGGCCTTGTTTTAATCGCTGCTTTCTGTCTTTTCTGTAGCCATCAGCCAGTATCGAATAGTCCTTATTTAGAGGAAGTATATAATTTGAAGCTTCTGTAACAGGGAAGCTTAATTGAAGATCTTTTTTGAAAGGGTATTCAACCGAGGCAAAATGCTTATTGAGATAGCTAAATACTTCATCTATAATCTCTTTATTGTAGTGTCCATAAATACCAAGTCGCTGAGCCAGGATAGGCGAAGGGTGAAGATCAAGGCCATATCGCTTAATGCTCAGGAGTGGCATTATCATTTCATACTGATTCTCCTTTTCTATCACCAGTGCTTCCCATGCATGATGGGTTATATTTAGAAACCATGAACACACATATACATCTTCGCAGCTATGTTGCAAAAGGCAAGCATCCCACTTTTTTTTATCTATTTGTGTATGTTTAAGGTGTTTTAACAATGCTTTTAGTTTATGTCTTCAGGTCCTCTGGTGTCAATTATATGTCTTTGCTATAATCATGCTCGGTTTGTGGAGGAGGCCGTGCAATCTGTTATTCAGCAAACATATAAAAATATCGAAATTATTATGGTAGATGACGCCAGTACTGATAATAGTAAAGACGTGATCAATGGAATTGTTAAAGCATATCCGCAAATAAAATTCTTACCTCTTGAAAAGAATATCGGTAATTGTGCGGCTTTTAATTTAGGGTTTAGTCACGCATTTGGTGATTTTATCATAGATATGGCCACTGATGATGTACTCCTTCCGGAAAGGGTGGAGAAGGGTGTGAGTTCCCTAAGGGCAGCAGGAAGTGAATTCGGATTAGATTTCACAAACGCTGAAATAATAAATGAGTCAGGAAATTTGATGAGCTACCACTATCCGATGGATGGGGAAGGGAAAAGTAAAGTGACAGTTCCTTCCGGGGATGTCTTCGCTAATTTGTTGGGGCGCTATTTTATTTGCCCTCCTACTATGATGTACACCCGGCAGCTGGTAGAATTTTTAGGCGGTTACGATGAGACGTTAACTTACGAGGATTTTGACCTTTGGATTCGATCATCTAGAAAGTATAAATACGCTTACACTGATGAAGTGCTGGTGAAAAGAAGGGTGGTGAAAGGCTCGAAAAGCTATTTGCAGTTCAAAATTGGTAGTCCCGACCTAAGAACTACATATAAAGTGATGCAGAAGGCGAAGGCATTGCTGCAAACTGAAGAAGAGAATGTCATTTTTAGAAAGAGAGTCTTTTATGAAATTAAAGTTGCTGTAAGGTACCTTAACTTTTCACTAGCCCGGGATTATTATAAGATGCTTAGAGTTTAGCGTCTGTTGTCATCGCCTTCAAGTATGCTGAGGTAGCTGATGTATCTGCTTTCTGAAATCTCACCGTCTTCAACTGCTGCAAGAACAGCACATTTAGGCTCATGGGTGTGTGTGCAATTATAAAATTTACACTCAGTTTGTAAATCCCTCATTTCTGGAAAATAATCTGAAAGCTCCTCTTTTTCTATATCAATAATACCCAGCTCTTTGATGCCCGGAGTATCGATTACAAAGGTGTCTTTTTCAATTTCAAACATCTCAGCAAAAGTAGTAGTATGCACTCCTTTCTTTGCGAAGTCAGAGATGGCGCCTGTTTTTTGGTCGATATGAGGAGCTATTTTATTGAGTAAGGTTGATTTACCTACGCCACTGTGCCCTGAAAGAAGGCTTTTCTTCCCTCTTAAAGCATTCAGAACAGCATCCAGATTTTCATTGTTTAGTGCTGATACCTTTAAGCATTGTATGCCAATAGTCTCGTAAATGTCAATGATTCCATCAAGCAAGTCCTGATCTTCTTCGCTTACCAGATCCACCTTATTAAAAATGATAATCTGAGGTATTCTAAAAGATTCTGCCGATACTAAAAATCTGTCTATGAAACCTAAGGAAGTTTTTGGGTAGGCCAGGGTAACAATGAGAACGGCCTGATCAAGATTGGCCGCTAGTATATGTCCGTGGCTTTTTTGCTTTACAGACTTTCTAATGATATAATTCTCTCTCGGTAAAATCTCTGTGATCACTCCTTCTGTATCATTTTCGAGAGTAATATCAACTTGATCGCCCACAGCTATTGGGTTGGTAGTTTTAAAGCCTTTTAATCTGAGCTTGCCTCTGGTGCGGCACTGATAAGTTTTCGAGTCTTCAGCAAGCACATCATACCAGGAGCCAGTCGATTTTAATACTTCACCCTTCATTTTTTAGCGTTTTGCAGTATTGAATTATTTTTTCCGTGGCTCCCACATGGTCTTTCACGTAATCTTCATTTACCTGGCTGGCAATGATATAAGTCTTTGGCTCCATAAACTGGTAAAACTGAGATCTTAATTCGTCGTAATTATCTACTGCAACAGCTCCTCCTAAATTCACTAGATCTACGGCCTCTTTAAATTTTGTATAATTCTTGTTTCCGAAAAATATGGGTAAGCCAAAGGTGGCTGCTTCCAGAATGTTATGTAAGCCCTGCCCAAAAGCACCGCCAATATAAGCAAAATCGCCGTATCCATATAAGCTGGAGAGCATCCCAACATTATCAATAATTATGACCTGACGGTCTGAAAGGTCTGTAGAGTCATTAATCTGTGAATAGCGAATAACTTTTTTGGCCACCTCATTCTCTATCCTATTTATGAATTTATTCTCGATCTCATGAGGAGCAATGATAAATTTTATGCTCGAATCATTTATCAGAGGAAGTAAAACTTCAAAATCTTCAGGCCAGCAGCTACCTACTACGAAAAGCTTTTCAATCCCTTTAAAACTATCAATATGCGGTATGTCTTTTTTCTGCTTTACTATACTTACTACCCTGTCAAACCTGGTGTCGCCGGAAACAGTGACATTGTTAATTGAAATGCTATCAAGAAGTTTTTTGGAATTTAAATCCTGAACAAAAAAATGAGAGACATGGCTCAGAATTTGTCTCTGAAATGATCCATAACCCTTAAAATAGATCTGATCAGCTCTGAATATAGAGGATACTGACAACATTGGGATATTTCGCTGATTCAGCTCTTTCAGATAATAGTGCCAGAATTCATACTTTACAAATATAGCGAGCTCAGGATTGGTTATATCTAGAAACTTTTTAGCGTTATAAGCCGAATCAATGGGTAAGTAATAGATATAGTCTGCCTGGTCATAATTTTTTTCTCACCTCATAGCCCGAGGGGGAGAAGAAGGTGAGCAAAATTTCATACTGAGGAAATTGCTTTTTAAAGGATTCAATGATGGGGCGTCCTTGTTCAAATTCACCTAAAGAGGCACAATGAAACCATGCCAGCGGTCCTTTCTTTTGCTTTAGGTCCTGCTCTAATCGAGGTAATAAGTTTTTGCGTCCTCGTATAAATAGCCTGGCTTTATGATTAAAAAGCGAGGCAAAACGAATAAAGATGCTGTAAAAAACTATAAATAACCTGTAGCTGAGCTTACCCATAGCGCAAAATTAAAAAAGCCCACCGCAATGCAGTGGGCTTTTCTGAAATATTCTACTATTAATTAGTTAGAAGCAAGGTAGCTAGATACACCATCTCTGGTAGCTTGCATAGCTTCTTTTCCTTCTTCCCAGTTAGCAGGGCAAACTTCACCGTGCTCTTGTACGTGATGCCATGCATCAACAATTCTTAACATTTCGTCAATGTTTCTTCCTAGAGGAAGGTCATTGATGGTTTCATGTCTTACTACACCTTCTTTGTCAATGAAGAAAGTACCTCTGAATGCTACAGGAGCACCTTCGAATACTAAATCACCTTCTTCAGTGTAGCTCCAGTCACCTGCTAATACACCATAGTTGTTAGCTACTGTCTTAGAAGAATCAGCTACTAATGGATAAGTAACACCTTCGATTCCACCGTTATCTTTAGCAGTTAATAACCATGCTAGGTGAGTTTCTTCAGTATCGCAAGAGCATCCTACAACTTGAACACCTCTTTTCTCAAACTCAGCTAATTTAGCTTGGAAAGCGTGGATTTCAGTAGGGCAAACAAAAGTGAAATCTTTTGGGTAGAAGAAGAAAATAACTTCTTTTTTACCGATGTAATCAGCTAAAGTGAAAGATTCTACGATTTCTTCACCGTTAATTACAGCGGGAGCATTAAATACAGGAGCTTTTTTTCCTACTAATGACATAATGTTTGTTTGTTTATTTTATTCTAAAATTATTTTATGTTCACGTCCTTTTCAGGATCTATCTTGTCTCCGTTAATCTGGAGAGTGATATTTTTTATTTTCAGATTGCTAACCTTCTTCTTTTTGAAAAAATTAATGATTACATCATTCAGCTCTTCGTCATAGTAATCAATAATCTCTGAAGTATTGGCGCAATAGATATGTCCATGGTTATCTAACTTTGGATCATACCTCATCTGACCTTCATGAGTAGATACCTTAGCAATAAGACCCTTCTCTACAAATGTTTCAGCAGTCTTATAAACAGTGCCCAAAGATATACTGGGGCATGACTGTTTCACATAGTCATAGATCTGCTCCACACTAGGATGAGAATTCATCACGTGTACAGCTTCCAGTATCACAGTTCTTTGGTGGGTCACCTTAAGACCTGAATCACTGATTTTGGTCTGTATGTCCTCGTATCTATTCATAATTAATTCCTAAATGATAATTATTCTTATCTAGGAAATTGTATTGCAAAGCTAGGGAATGGAATATCAAAACGCAACCGACACCTATATTTTTTTGGTTACCATGTTTACAGATCAGATATCAAGGACATAAACAGCAGATTATTAGTAGGATTAGTCTAATCTTATTAAATTATATTACTAACCATATTTAAGAAAAATGTCTAAGAAGATTTATCTAGTATTAATTGTTAGTCTATTTAGCACCTCAACCATATTCGCTCAGGATAATATCGGTGAATTCCTGGAAGCAGGTGTAGAAGACGCAAACACGTTGGTTGAAGGTTATGTATCTCCATTTATGAAGGGCTTTGGTACTGGCCTGGGTAGTGGCTGGCTAAACACAGCAGAGGCTCATAAAAAGTTTGGGTTTGATTTAACAGTAACAGTAAATGCTGCTTACGTTCCAGACAAGGATCTATTTTATCAACCAAATTTGATTAATGGAGGTTATGCTCCAGGTTCACCGACGCAGTCACCAACTATTTTTGGTTCTGATGCTGATTCGGATATACCTACTTATGAGTATTCTTACGAAGAAGATGGGGAAACTTATACTGGTACATTCGACGCTCCTGAAGGCTTGAACATTAAAGATGCTATTGGTATGCAAGCCGTACCTGTGCCAATGGCTCAGCTTGGAATTGGCCTTTTTAAGAAAACAGATCTCAAAATAAGGTGGACTCCTGAAGTAGATGTTGAGGATGGATCATTTAAGCTTATTGGATTTGGTGTAATGCATGATGTAAAGCAGCATATACCAGGAATGAAGAGATTGCCTTTTGATCTATCTGTATTTGTAGGCTATACCAGTCTTAGCTTTGATATGCCTATTGATGAGCAATATAGCGGTAATGGTGGTGGCGTTAACATGCCTAATGGTCTAGGTCAGTTTGATGTTAATACATGGACAGGGCAGGCTATCATCTCAAAGAAATTTTCAGTACTTACAGTCTATGGCGGTCTTGGATTTAACAGTGTTAAATCAGAGCTAGCTTTAAAAGGTGATTATGAGGTTTATGATGACTCTGGCTCTATCTCAGTGTCTGGTACTGATCCTATCGGGCTTTCTTTCAAAACCGGTGGACCAAAACTTAATGCAGGATTTAGACTAAAATTAGCGATTGTAACCTTACACGCTGACTATACAGTTCAAAAATATGACGTGTTATCAGTGGGATTCGGTTTCTCAGTGAGATAAAAATATTACGTGAAAGTAAAAGGGGCTATCTCTGTGAAGAGTAGCCCCTTTTTAATTTATTCTCCTTTATAATTCGGCTTTCTCTTTTCTATGAAAGCCTGCATTCCTTCTGTCTGATCTTCACTTGCAAAAGCGAGATAGAAGTTTTTTCTTTCAAAATGAAGACCTTCTTCTAAATGAGTTTCAAAGGCTCGGTTAACTGCTTCCTTCGCCAGCTGAGCTGCCACCGGAGACATACTGGCAATGCTTGAGGCTACAGACACGGCTTCATGCATGTACATTTCTACCGGAACCACTTTATTAACTAATCCAAAGGAAAGCGCTTCATCAGCAGATATGAATTTGCCCGTAAGTACCATTTCCATGGCTCTGGCTTTGCCAATAGCTCGGGTTAATCTTTGAGTTCCACCGGCTCCAGGCATAACACCAATCTTTATTTCAGGCTGGCCAAACTGAGCCGTTTCAGATGCAATGATCATATCGCATGTCATGGCTAACTCACAGCCGCCGCCAAGGGCAAAACCAGAGACAGCAGCTATTAGCGGCTTCTTTGTTTTTTTGATTTGATCCCAGGTACTAAACTGATCTATTTTAAGCATATCAATGGCTGATTTATTAGCCATTTGCTTAATGTCAGCTCCAGCGGCAAAAGCTCTTTCATTTCCTGTGAGAATGATCACTCTCACATCGTTATTATTATCAAGCTCAGCTAAAGTTTGCTTTAGCTCAGTCATTAATTCAAGATTGAGAGCATTTAGCTCATTAGGTCGGTTTAATTCTATTAAAGCAATATATTTTGCGTATTGCTCGGTCAGTTTTATGTATTTCATAGCATGAGGGTTTATGCTAAGAAAATGAAAAGCCGCCTTTTTTCAAAGACGGCTTCAACTAACCATACTAAACAGGTGAGTAAAAAAAGTGCTATGTACCGTTTAATATGGCAACGGGGGGATAAGTAACCTTTTAATGAACCATTTGTTGGTTTATATTTGAGAAAGTTAGATAATAGTGGTCAGCAATGAATCCAGGGCTGTTTTTTGAATAGAAAAAAATAAATCTTACATATGGTAAACGTACTTTTTGTTTGTCTCGGAAATATATGCAGATCTCCTTTGGCTGAGGGAGTTTTTCTGAAAGAGATTAGGAATAGAGGGGTTGAGGGCGAATTTAACGTTGATTCCTGTGGTACAAGTAAATATCATATAGGTGAACAGCCTGACTCACGTACTGTGGCTAATGCCAGAGAAAATGGTGTTCATCTGGATCATAAGGCACGTCAGTTTTCAAAGGCAGATTTTCGTGAATTCGATTATATAATGGTTATGGATAAGGCCAATCTGGAAGTGATAGAAAGACACGACCAGAATAATAACTACTCGGAAAAATTTCACCTTATGCGTGACTTTGATCCGAAATTTAAAGGAGAGGATGTACCCGATCCTTATTTTGGTGGCGAATCAGGCTTTCAACATGTTTATGATATAGTGAAAAGGTCCGTAGATAATTTTCTAGACTTTCTCATTAAAGAGCATAAAATTCAGATTAAGGAGCAATAAGAGCTCTATAATTATTTCTACTAATCTGCTCTAAAAGTATTTTCTTATCCTTTCTATACTCTTGCAGCGTGCTAGGCTTATAGTTTTTCAGGGTAATTAATTGTAAGCCGCTATTATATCTAATATCAAAGTGATCCTTTAGAGATACCATTAGCTTCTGAATCTTCTTCATATCATTATCAATTACTATTGAAAATGATATAGCGGAATTCTGCATAATATTAATCTTAATGTCATTTTCAGAAACAGTTTTGAAAATGAGACTAAGGTTATCTTCATTGATGAAAGTGAAGTCTACTACCTTAAAAGAAAGAAGACACTGATCATTCTTTATAATTATGGTAGGAGGTAGGTCTGTCCTGAGCTTGCAGTCATGAATAATGGTGCCGGGTTCATCAGGGTGATCAAAGCTTCTTACATAAAGAGGAATGCCCTTATTCGCCAGAGGCTTAATGGTTTTAGGGTGAATGACAGTGGCTCCATAGTAAGTCATTTCAGCAGCCTCCTGATATGGCAGTTCATCAAATAGTATGGTGTCGGCTACTTTTTTAGGGTCTCCGTTTAGTATGCCTGGCACATCTTTCCATACGGTAACTGATTCAGCAGAAAGGCAAGAAGCAAAAATGGCAGCGGTGAAATCAGAACCTTCTCTACCCAAGGTGGTAGTTAAGCCGTTATCAGCTCTACCAATAAATCCTTGTGTCACCAAAATTTGATCTTTGGCAAGCTCTTTTACATCATGCTTAATTAATTCTTCCGTTACCTTCCAGTCTACATGGCCTTCTCTAAAACTATTACTGGTTCTTATATATTCTCTGGCATCTAACCATAGAGAGGAGGTTCCCTTCAGATTGAGGTAATTAGTGATTATCGTGGACGAAATTAACTCTCCTACAGATACTGTCTGATCGTAAAGTTGATCAAAAGGCATCTCCTTATTTAATGTTGTGCGGAGCTCGCTTATTTGATCTATAAGTAGGTTGAAAATATTATGATCAGAAGGAAAAAGCTCCCTGCAGATATCCATATGATATTCTAGTAGAGATTTTAAATTCTCATCCTGAGCTTCTTGTTTCGCCTTGTTAAATAATAAGCTTTCAAGGTTATTGGTAGTTTTTCCCATGGCAGATACCACCACCACTAATTTTTCAGTGGCATTATTAGCAATAATCTGACACATATTTTTAATAGCATCTGCATTTTTGATCGAGGCTCCACCAAACTTAAATACTTTCATAGGGAAAATTGGACAGTAATTTTTAAGTGTTTAATTTCGGTACCAAGTTGCAGTTAAAATTTCAAAAACTAAAGACTTTACGGATTTATGGAAGATTCCAGGATTGCCTTGCCCATCGGTACCACGCTGGATAGATTTATCAAAAAAAAACAGGACGAGTTTCAATTTGCTACAGGAGAACTTTCGCAGTTGCTGAGGGATATAGCACTAGCAGGAAAGGTAGTAAATAGAGAGATTAACAAAGCCGGACTTATAAATATCATCGGCCCCATCGGAGCACAAAATGTGCAGGGAGAAGATCAGCAGAAACTGGATGTATTAGCTAATATCAGGTTTATCAGAGCACTTACTAAAGGTGGCGAAGCCTGTGCTATTGTATCTGAAGAGGATGAAGAGATCACTGATCTGGAGAATGATGGTAAATATGTGATAGCCATAGATCCATTGGACGGTTCTTCTAATATTGATGTGAATGTTTCAGTAGGAACCATATTTTCAATATACAGAAGATTTACACCGGTAGGCACACCTATTACTAAGGAAGATGTATTGCAAAAAGGAGCGGAGCAAGTAGCGGCTGGTTATTTGTTATATGGCTCTTCTACCATGTTAGTGTATACCACAGGTCATGGTGTAAACGGGTTCACCTATGAACCTTCTTTAGGAGAGTACTTTCTGTCCCACCCGGATATGACTATACCAGAAGATGGTAAAGTTTATTCTGTAAATGAAGGTGGTTACAAGAGCTTTCCAAAGGAAGCTAAAGACTACATAGAATATTGCAAGGATAGCAAGTTTACAGCTCGTTATATCGGTTCGTTGGTAGCTGATTTTCATCGAAATATTTTGAAGGGAGGCATATACATGTATCCTCCAACGTCTTCTTCACCATCAGGTAAATTAAGACTTCTTTATGAGTGTAATGCTCTGGCATTTATAGTTGAGCAAGCAGGGGGAGTAGCCTCAGATGGTAAAAGAAGAATTTTAGAAATAGAGCCTGATGAATTACATCAAAGAGTGCCACTATATATCGGCTCAAAAGCTATGGTAGAGAAGGCTATTTCTTATTATTCTTAAGAGGAGTATTTGAGCCTTGTTGCTGCTTTCTCCATTTCTCTATTTAAAATGAGATCTGTAATGGATTCAGCCAGGAGTTCAGGCTTTTCCATGGCAAGCGTAGATTTTAATTTATTCTCATCTATATCTATTCGATAAAGCGAATTAAGAAGACGGTTTAAATCTGTATTGAGAAGAGAATTAATTACCGGAATCAACTTAGCTTTTAATTCATCAAAGCTGTTAGTTGATTCCGGTATAATATTTTGTTCTAAAGAAAGGTCTTTGACTACCAGTTCTATGGTGCAAGTCAATTGACGATCTGTCATTAATCTTCTTTTGATTCCTCTTTCTTAGATTTTTCTTTTTTATCCTGCTCTTTTAAAACATCAGGAGCATTAGCTCTCAAGGCATTGTACCAGTTGATCACTTTCTTTATGTCAGAAACATAAACTCTTTGGTCATCATAGTTAGGTATAATGTGTTTGATAAAAGCCTTCAATTCATCAGGCTCAGATGTACTGGTTACACCCAAATCATCATCAAATTCATTAAATATTTTTTTGAATACATCCCCTAAAGGAATAGAACCTTCCTGGTCAGTAGTATAGATTGAAATATCGCTCAATACAGATATTCTCTGCGTAGCGCTGGCAACTAATTTTTGCTTTTTATCATCTAATGACTCTAAAATTACTCCCGTACGGGTAGGCTTTACAATTTTAAAAAGTCCTCCTTTTCCTGAAACTGATGCTATATCACTATATTCCATATACTTCTTAAGGTTGTGTTTTTAATTAGGGCGCAAAATTAGTCAATATTTTACTATTTACTAGTCGAAATCAATTCTTCTAAATAGCTTAATATTTCTTCTTTACCCTCTACTTTAAATGAGGATGATACGAAGATAGGGGGTAGTGTCTCCCAGAACTTTTTCAAAAATCTCTTATACTTAGCCACAGAAGATTGTGTCTTGTTTTTGGATTGCTTATCAGACTTCGTGAAGATTAAAGCAAAGGGAATTCCTTCTTCGCCTAGCCAGTTGATAAAATCCACATCAATGGGTTGTGGATCTAACCGTGAATCAATCAAAACAAATAGTGAGACCAAAGTTTCTCTTTCCTTCAGGTAGTCATGTATCATGGCTCCCCATTTCTCCTTCTCTGTTTTAGCTACCTTGGCCCATCCATATCCTGGTAAATCCACAAGATACCATTCATCATTAATAAGAAAATGATTGATAAGTTGCGTTTTTCCCGGTTTCCCAGACACTTTGGCAAGTTTGCCATGGCCAGTGAGCATATTGATAAGCGAAGATTTACCTACGTTAGATCGGCCAATAAATGCGAATTCAGGTAAGCCTGTTGTAGGGCACTGTTTGTGGTCGCTGCTACTCGTTATAAAACTCGCTTTTTTGATTTTCATTTTATTGAAACTATTGATTATATTTAGTTTTTAAAGGCCTATTTAGATTTTTTATGTTAAAGTAATACTTGAATTAATAATTATCTCTATTTTTATAGGCTTATATAGAAGATGTTACACCCAGGTGACTTAAGCTAATTTTTTTTAAACTTATTTTTTTTAAATTGGGCAGCAAATATCATTACAAAATGTATAAAGGGCTTAAATTTTTATTTTTTTCTGTATTCTTTTTTAGTTTAAATTATATAGGATTTGCGCAGGAGGTTTCTCAAGAAAACAAAGATCTGGCTAATACATATGTAGAAACGGCAAAGGAAATCTTGACCGCTACGCAAGCATTAGATCAGGCTCGTGAAATGTACGTTCTCGCAGCGGAGACAGACCCTACAAATATTCAAGCTAATTACAGCGCTGGAGATGCTTACTTACGCACAGTAGGTAAAGAGAAGGCGGTAAACTATTTCCTTCAGGTTTTAAACTTAGATCCAGAATATCGCTTTGATATCATGTATTATATAGGTCGTAGCTATCAGTATGGGATGGAGTTTGATAAAGCTCTTGAATATTATGGCAGATATCGAAGTAAGTTAGTTTCCAGAGATGGATACAGAGGAAGAGATAAAACTCCCCTAAATGAGGTGGAACGAAGAATTTATGAATGTGAAAATGCACTTGAATTTGTAGCGAACCCTTCGCATTTCTCCATTGTAAACGTAGGAACAGCTATTAATTCAGAGTTTGAGGACTATGCCCCGGTACTCAATGAGGATGAAACTATGCTGGTATTTACTTCAAGAAGAAGGGAAGGTAACTTAAACCAGAACGTGGCTCCGGATAACAAACCGTATGAAGATATTTTTATTTCTCGTAAAGTAGACGGAAAATGGGAGTATGCTCAAAACATTGGTGAAGTAATTAACACAGAATATCATGGATCTGATCTGGCGCTTTCTGCGGATGGTTCCAGATTGTTTATATACAAAGATGATAACAACGGAGATATTTATGTTTCCGAAAGAAATGATGATGAGACTTGGAGCTATCCGGAACCTTTAAGTGAGAATATTAACTCTGAAGGATTTAAGGAAAATGCAGTGTCAATGAGTCCCGATCAATCAATATTGTTCTTTGCGAGCGATAGGCCAGGAGGAATGGGAGGAATTGATATTTATTATAGTATCAAGAACAAAGCTGGTGAGTGGACTCGTTCAAAAAACATTGGATCTGTTATTAATACAGAATATGATGATGATGGTCCATTTATCGACTATGATGGAAAGACACTCTATTTTAGTAGTCAAGGTAGGAAGGGTATGGGAGGCTATGACATCTTCAGGACAGTATATGACAGTGCTGCACAACAATGGAGTGAACCTGAAAACCTGGGTTTCCCTATCAACACGCCCGATGATGATATCTACTTTGTAAGTACCAAAGACGGGAAAAGAGGATACTATGCCTCTGTTCGTGAAGACGGCCAAGGATATACTGATATTTATATGGTGACAGTTCCTGATGGTGATGAGAACCTGAGAAACTTAACCACCAAGAGAGATAATACTGAAGAGGAGCCAGAACCTGAAAATCCTGATAGGATCGCTAAAGTAGATGTGGAAGAAAATCCTGTTGAAAACACAAATTTAGTTGAAGAAGAACCGGTTGAAGAGG
This genomic interval carries:
- the yihA gene encoding ribosome biogenesis GTP-binding protein YihA/YsxC, with product MKIKKASFITSSSDHKQCPTTGLPEFAFIGRSNVGKSSLINMLTGHGKLAKVSGKPGKTQLINHFLINDEWYLVDLPGYGWAKVAKTEKEKWGAMIHDYLKERETLVSLFVLIDSRLDPQPIDVDFINWLGEEGIPFALIFTKSDKQSKNKTQSSVAKYKRFLKKFWETLPPIFVSSSFKVEGKEEILSYLEELISTSK
- a CDS encoding aspartate kinase codes for the protein MKVFKFGGASIKNADAIKNMCQIIANNATEKLVVVVSAMGKTTNNLESLLFNKAKQEAQDENLKSLLEYHMDICRELFPSDHNIFNLLIDQISELRTTLNKEMPFDQLYDQTVSVGELISSTIITNYLNLKGTSSLWLDAREYIRTSNSFREGHVDWKVTEELIKHDVKELAKDQILVTQGFIGRADNGLTTTLGREGSDFTAAIFASCLSAESVTVWKDVPGILNGDPKKVADTILFDELPYQEAAEMTYYGATVIHPKTIKPLANKGIPLYVRSFDHPDEPGTIIHDCKLRTDLPPTIIIKNDQCLLSFKVVDFTFINEDNLSLIFKTVSENDIKINIMQNSAISFSIVIDNDMKKIQKLMVSLKDHFDIRYNSGLQLITLKNYKPSTLQEYRKDKKILLEQISRNNYRALIAP
- a CDS encoding DUF5606 family protein; this encodes MEYSDIASVSGKGGLFKIVKPTRTGVILESLDDKKQKLVASATQRISVLSDISIYTTDQEGSIPLGDVFKKIFNEFDDDLGVTSTSEPDELKAFIKHIIPNYDDQRVYVSDIKKVINWYNALRANAPDVLKEQDKKEKSKKEESKED
- the fbp gene encoding class 1 fructose-bisphosphatase: MEDSRIALPIGTTLDRFIKKKQDEFQFATGELSQLLRDIALAGKVVNREINKAGLINIIGPIGAQNVQGEDQQKLDVLANIRFIRALTKGGEACAIVSEEDEEITDLENDGKYVIAIDPLDGSSNIDVNVSVGTIFSIYRRFTPVGTPITKEDVLQKGAEQVAAGYLLYGSSTMLVYTTGHGVNGFTYEPSLGEYFLSHPDMTIPEDGKVYSVNEGGYKSFPKEAKDYIEYCKDSKFTARYIGSLVADFHRNILKGGIYMYPPTSSSPSGKLRLLYECNALAFIVEQAGGVASDGKRRILEIEPDELHQRVPLYIGSKAMVEKAISYYS
- a CDS encoding OmpA family protein, which translates into the protein MYKGLKFLFFSVFFFSLNYIGFAQEVSQENKDLANTYVETAKEILTATQALDQAREMYVLAAETDPTNIQANYSAGDAYLRTVGKEKAVNYFLQVLNLDPEYRFDIMYYIGRSYQYGMEFDKALEYYGRYRSKLVSRDGYRGRDKTPLNEVERRIYECENALEFVANPSHFSIVNVGTAINSEFEDYAPVLNEDETMLVFTSRRREGNLNQNVAPDNKPYEDIFISRKVDGKWEYAQNIGEVINTEYHGSDLALSADGSRLFIYKDDNNGDIYVSERNDDETWSYPEPLSENINSEGFKENAVSMSPDQSILFFASDRPGGMGGIDIYYSIKNKAGEWTRSKNIGSVINTEYDDDGPFIDYDGKTLYFSSQGRKGMGGYDIFRTVYDSAAQQWSEPENLGFPINTPDDDIYFVSTKDGKRGYYASVREDGQGYTDIYMVTVPDGDENLRNLTTKRDNTEEEPEPENPDRIAKVDVEENPVENTNLVEEEPVEEEPVEEEPIEEPEPVQEKPVVLQPVTVTVKVVDSNGEPLDAKVSMKSASNGQVAGKRRVSQGVYEFNVTSSDPVTYNLSVENEGYVFETQEIGIRPATGDPQSMAKTITMRKLQLGTRGVLRNIYFNFDKATFLQESYNELNKLETMMTQNPGMQIEISGHTDNIGSKTYNKFLSQKRANAVKDFLVKKGVDARRISAVGYGEERPLASNDDEKEGRELNRRVEFRVTGGK